In Chlorocebus sabaeus isolate Y175 chromosome 11, mChlSab1.0.hap1, whole genome shotgun sequence, one DNA window encodes the following:
- the LOC103238236 gene encoding LOW QUALITY PROTEIN: olfactory receptor 8S1 (The sequence of the model RefSeq protein was modified relative to this genomic sequence to represent the inferred CDS: inserted 2 bases in 1 codon; deleted 2 bases in 1 codon), which produces MTLGNHSTITKFLLLGLSANPHVQALLFVLFWGFMVRTIMGNLMLLLVTRADSRLHTPMYFFLSHLSFVDLCFSSVVVPKMPENLLSQRKTISVEGCLAQVFFVFVTARTEACLLSGMAYDHYAAICRPLLYGQIMGKQLYKHLVWGSWGLGFLDALINVLPAVNMVFCEAKIIHHYSCEMPSLLPLSCSDISRNLIALLCSTLLHGMGTFLLVFLSYTRIISTILSISSNSGRSKAFTCSAHLTAVILYYGSALLRHLMPNSGSPIELIFSVQXVLTPMLNPLIYSLKNKEVKGERSLQDSSDLPQLHKGQARWNTPAYTEGRREPGAPESSVRVTPQPRGACACSALHATPTALQ; this is translated from the exons ATGACCTTGGGGAACCACAGCACCATCACCAAGTTCCTCCTCCTTGGGCTGTCTGCCAACCCCCACGTCCAGGCTCTGCTCTTTGTGCTGTTCTGGGGATTTATGGTCAGG ACCATAATGGGGAACCTGATGTTGCTGCTGGTGACCAGGGCTGATTCTCGTCTCCACACGCCCATGTATTTCTTCCTGAGTCACCTCTCTTTTGTTGATCTCTGCTTCTCTTCAGTCGTTGTGCCCAAGATGCCGGAGAACCTCCTGTCACAAAGGAAAACCATTTCAGTAGAGGGCTGCCTGGCTCAGGTCTTCTTTGTGTTTGTCACTGCAAGGACTGAAGCCTGCCTTCTCTCAGGAATGGCCTATGACCACTATGCTGCCATCTGCCGCCCACTGCTTTATGGACAGATCATGGGTAAACAACTGTATAAGCACCTTGTGTGGGGCTCATGGGGACTGGGCTTTCTGGACGCACTCATCAATGTCCTCCCAGCTGTAAACATGGTCTTTTGTGAAGCCAAAATCATTCACCACTACAGCTGTGAGATGCCATCTCTCCTCCCTCTGTCCTGCTCTGATATCTCCAGAAACCTCATCGCCTTGCTCTGCTCCACTCTCCTGCATGGGATGGGAACCTTCCTTTTGGTCTTCTTATCCTACACCCGTATAATCTCTACCATCCTAAGCATCAGCTCTAACTCGGGCAGAAGCAAGGCCTTCACCTGCTCTGCCCACCTCACTGCAGTGATACTTTACTATGGCTCAGCTTTGCTCCGCCATCTCATGCCAAACTCAGGTTCCCCCATAGAGTTGATCTTCTCTGTGCA TGTACTCACTCCCATGCTGAATCCCCTCATCTATAGCCTGAAAAATAAGGAAGTGAAG GGGGAAAGAAGCCTCCAGGACAGCAGTGATTTGCCTCAGCTGCACAAAGGCCAGGCCAGATGGAACACACCAGCCTACACCGAAGGCCGCAGGGAGCCCGGAGCCCCGGAGTCAAGCGTTCGGGTCACGCCTCAACCCCGAGGGGCCTGCGCATGCTCCGCGCTGCACGCGACGCCCACGGCCCTGCAGTGA